One window of Desertifilum tharense IPPAS B-1220 genomic DNA carries:
- a CDS encoding response regulator: MTTRKDFQAVSGNPHFSTSHPYRHPTRRVLLIDDEAPLRRVTQLTLKITAGWEVWGAASGKEGVQQAELEQPDVILLDLMMPDVDGLSTLKMLQDNPKTQPIPIILLTAKLQTNPQLKLQYSAIKAVLVKPFDPTTLAQEIKKTLNWI; encoded by the coding sequence ATGACAACTCGCAAAGATTTTCAAGCCGTTTCTGGCAACCCACACTTCTCAACAAGCCACCCCTACCGCCATCCGACTCGGCGAGTTTTATTGATCGATGATGAAGCGCCGCTGAGAAGAGTCACGCAACTGACTTTAAAAATAACTGCTGGATGGGAGGTATGGGGTGCTGCATCCGGCAAAGAAGGCGTTCAACAAGCAGAACTGGAACAACCGGATGTTATTTTACTCGATTTGATGATGCCTGATGTGGATGGATTGTCAACCCTAAAAATGTTGCAGGATAATCCCAAAACCCAACCGATCCCCATTATTTTGTTGACGGCGAAACTTCAAACCAACCCACAACTAAAGCTGCAATATTCTGCCATTAAGGCAGTTTTGGTGAAACCCTTTGACCCGACAACCTTAGCTCAAGAAATCAAAAAAACCTTAAATTGGATTTGA